The DNA region TGAAAACTTCCAAACCTTTTGGGCTTAAAGGCTCTATCTTTAAGCTTACGCCCTCTCCGTAATTGAAGATTCCAAGCTCAAATGGATTCTCATAGGCAACTAAATCAAAGGCCTTTTTCTCTTCCATAACAGAGATTCCCGCAATTCTTGGCATTGTCCCTTCTTGCCCCGGCTGGCCTCTAAAATAAACTTTCAAGCGCGCATTGCCTATAATATCAGCAAAAGAAATCTCATAGAATTTCTCACTATGAAAGCTAACCTTCTTTCTGGAAACTTTGAACTCAAAGAGAGGATGAGTCTTGAGAAAGTTTTCGACAAAGCTGCCCTTTCCAAACCTAAAAAGCCAGAGTTGCTTCCTTTTAGAGAGTATCGCTGGATAAAAGTTAAACTTTTTATAAAGGTTTAGGGCGGGAATATTATCGTATTCTGTCATTAAAAATTGAATATTGTGTCCTTTGCTTTCGGATATTTTGATGCACTCCTCTATGAGCTTTGTTCCAATTCCCTTTCCTTGGTATTCGGGATGCACTATTAAATTAACAATCTCCGCATAAGGTGGAAAAGCTACATCGAGAGTTACCTTTCCAACGACTCTATCATCAGACAACGCTATTAGGACTTTTGAATAGTTCCTCAGGCTCTTCCAAATAGTGATAAGTTTTGGGCTGAATTTCCAGCCTAATGTATTATAAAGTTCCTCGACACCTTCTGCAAACTCCTCTTTAAACTCAAGGACTTGAACTTTCATTTGGCACTACCTCAATTTTTAGCCCTTAAAGAGGTATTGCCAGTCGGGTATATTACACATTTGGTAATGTTCAAACTTTCTGTGCAACCACTATCATCCTTGGGGCGTTTAGCGAAAGCTCTCTCCCATCCCAGTGCCCAAAAACTTTGTAAACTTCGAACCCAGCTCTTTTGAGGAGTTCTTTTAGTTCCGTGAATGTGTAGAGTCTAATTGAATAGGAAACTTCTCTTCTCCTGCCGTTTCTTATGGTTATCCTTCTCACATTCATCCTTCCTGTAAAGACATCAAAGCTCGGCATGTCAATCATCAAATCTTCACCCTTCTCAAGCACGGAGCATGGAGAAAGGTGATT from Palaeococcus pacificus DY20341 includes:
- a CDS encoding GNAT family N-acetyltransferase, with the protein product MKVQVLEFKEEFAEGVEELYNTLGWKFSPKLITIWKSLRNYSKVLIALSDDRVVGKVTLDVAFPPYAEIVNLIVHPEYQGKGIGTKLIEECIKISESKGHNIQFLMTEYDNIPALNLYKKFNFYPAILSKRKQLWLFRFGKGSFVENFLKTHPLFEFKVSRKKVSFHSEKFYEISFADIIGNARLKVYFRGQPGQEGTMPRIAGISVMEEKKAFDLVAYENPFELGIFNYGEGVSLKIEPLSPKGLEVFIEKQILKLSKNQNERMDIGFKKTRDFGILLGYLSFRTIVASFRINEKFVISIGKDCR